In the Leguminivora glycinivorella isolate SPB_JAAS2020 chromosome 14, LegGlyc_1.1, whole genome shotgun sequence genome, one interval contains:
- the LOC125233274 gene encoding uncharacterized oxidoreductase TM_0325-like — protein MSFTDKVAIVTGASSGIGAAAALALAKEGTKVALVARNEERLRKVSNQCEEFGSKPLIIIADISKDEEAKTIVKKTVDHFGKIDILINNAGIVGISSMLDENIIQYYDMVMNTNVRATVLLTSLAAPHLIETKGNIINISSIAGLKVPGKNYMCYAVSKAALDHFTRAVALDFAQYGVRVNSVNPGPVKTDIVANAGAPNPDVFWERFKQGTALKNISEPEETADLILFLASDKARSITGSSFVSDNGMLLM, from the coding sequence ATGAGTTTTACCGATAAAGTGGCAATAGTGACTGGTGCAAGCTCCGGGATCGGGGCTGCCGCGGCCTTGGCACTGGCCAAAGAAGGAACTAAAGTAGCTCTAGTGGCCAGAAATGAGGAAAGACTCCGCAAAGTTTCCAACCAATGCGAAGAATTCGGCTCCAAACCTTTAATCATCATAGCGGACATAAGTAAAGATGAAGAAGCAAAAACCATCGTTAAGAAGACAGTTGATCACTTTGGCAAGATAGACATTCTAATAAACAACGCTGGAATAGTTGGCATCTCATCAATGTTGGACGAAAACATAATCCAGTATTACGATATGGTCATGAACACTAATGTTCGCGCAACGGTTCTTTTGACAAGTCTAGCTGCTCCTCATTTGATAGAGACGAAGGGTAATATTATTAACATCTCAAGTATAGCCGGTTTGAAGGTTCCTGGGAAGAATTATATGTGTTACGCGGTGTCTAAAGCAGCGCTGGATCACTTCACCCGTGCGGTAGCTTTGGACTTTGCTCAATACGGAGTGAGGGTTAACAGTGTGAATCCAGGGCCGGTGAAAACTGACATAGTAGCGAATGCTGGAGCTCCCAATCCTGATGTGTTTTGGGAGAGGTTCAAGCAAGGAACAGCTTTGAAAAATATATCGGAACCTGAAGAGACGGCGGATCTAATTCTGTTCTTGGCCAGTGACAAGGCAAGGAGCATCACTGGTTCGTCGTTTGTGTCCGATAATGGTATGCTTTTGATGTAA